Proteins from a genomic interval of Watersipora subatra chromosome 10, tzWatSuba1.1, whole genome shotgun sequence:
- the LOC137407384 gene encoding alpha-L-iduronidase-like: MIGRQEQHKKTFTIFILTSLVGVFCEHKITEIDIYDRNTKLKSFLQIWTSTGFCPPVPHQNFKNYIQLDSVKQNIELIGSLPYANQTFQIRIHWLLNLVKVNIDRKFNFTTLDQLVKLCTNSGLSIGFELMGNPDNQFNDFENDTQVQMWYRLIYETATRYTHIHHNWNYETWNEPDHHDFDGLNFTLEAFLNYFDACEKGIHDADMEAKFGGPGASCRLTKFSQFCWATLEHAANGVNYFTKQKGTRLDFISFHKKGGNRGGPGSSAFIFSAELETIRNIRYNYKQFDKIPLYNDEGDPLKGWDFPLAFHATTAYPAMIVRSIHLHLSSTDPEFGNYHMLSNDNAFLSVAPHYFTQRTMVAVLSLVDPERSATVLIRKPVYELTAMLAQVRDYVVTTPNQRHDKNATTGCLCTSTGHQVIVSCWASNDTSNYTGGARDYVILMPSHMVGGYYIVRALVQMSTYETWLAMGSPGTLSQYQLEALWNVSTITNSKRKRVTSSIKIRVEGPGLTQMIACNQHENLSRPHSISFHTVSKRAVVIRWRDEQISDCFLTYQLEIKRTPQEDFIAITRQVILSRAYQFTSKFGVGGRYRVMSINIMGKTSEYSLTALYKT; this comes from the exons ATGATAGGACGGCAGGAACAACACAAGAAGACGTTCACGATTTTCATACTAACAAGTCTTGTTGGAGTTTTTTGTGAACATAAAATAACTGAAATTGATATTTATGACCGTAACACTAAACTTAAATCATTCCTTCAGATATGGACAAGCACTGGATTTTGTCCTCCTGTCCCTCACCAAAACTTCAAGAATTACATACAACTAGACAgtgtaaaacaaaatattgaatTAATAGGAAGTCTCCCATATGCCAACCAAACTTTTCAAATACGGATTCATTGGCTGCTAAATCTAGTAAAAGTAAACATTGACAGAAAATTCAACTTTACGACATTAGATCAGCTAGTAAAGCTGTGCACCAATAGTGGACTAAGCATAGGTTTTGAGCTTATGGGCAACCCTGACAACCAATTTAATGATTTTGAAAACGACACACAAGTTCAAATGTGGTACCGACTCATTTATGAGACAG CCACAAGGTACACGCACATTCATCACAACTGGAACTATGAAACATGGAATGAGCCGGATCATCACGACTTTGATGGCCTCAACTTTACACTTGAGGCATTTTTGAACTACTTTGATGCGTGTGAAAAAG GTATTCATGATGCTGACATGGAAGCAAAATTTGGAGGACCGGGTGCTAGCTGCAGGTTAACAAAATTTTCTCAATTCTGTTGGGCAACATTGGAACACGCAGCTAACGGAGTTAACTACTTTACAAAGCAAAAGGGCACACGATTAGACTTCATCTCTTTTCATAAAAAGGGTGGTAATAGAGGCGGTCCTGGCAGTTCGGCGTTCATTTTTTCTGCCGAATTGGAAACCATAAGGAATATTCGATATAACTACAAACAGTTTGATAAAATACCCCTATACAATGATGAAGGAGATCCACTCAAGGGTTGGGACTTTCCTTTGGCATTTCATGCTACCACCGCTTATCCTGCCATGATTGTTCGTTCAATACACCTACACCTGTCCAGCACCGACCCTGAGTTCGGTAACTATCATATGCTAAGCAATGACAACGCCTTTTTAAGTGTCGCTCCTCACTATTTCACTCAACGAACAATGGTAGCCGTCCTCAGTCTTGTCGACCCGGAAAGATCAGCAACTGTTTTAATACGGAAGCCAGTCTATGAACTGACAGCCATGTTGGCCCAAGTGCGTGATTATGTTGTGACAACACCCAACCAGCGACATGATAAGAATGCAACGACTGGATGTTTGTGCACATCGACTGGCCATCAGGTGATCGTTTCCTGTTGGGCTAGCAACGACACTAGCAACTATACAGGGGGTGCAAGAGATTACGTCATTCTCATGCCTTCTCATATGGTCGGTGGCTATTACATCGTGCGAGCATTGGTTCAAATGTCGACTTACGAAACCTGGTTGGCCATGGGTTCCCCTGGCACCCTCTCACAATATCAGTTGGAGGCTCTGTGGAATGTGTCGACGATTACAAACAGCAAACGAAAGAGAGTTACGAGTAGTATTAAAATAAGAGTCGAAGGGCCAGGATTGACTCAAATGATCGCTTGTAATCAACATGAGAACCTAAGCCGGCCCCACTCGATCAGTTTCCACACCGTATCTAAGAGAGCTGTGGTTATCAGGTGGAGAGATGAGCAGATATCCGACTGTTTCCTAACTTATCAACTCGAGATAAAGAGAACGCCTCAGGAAGACTTTATAGCCATCACCAGACAAGTCATCCTATCGCGTGCGTACCAGTTCACTTCTAAGTTTGGAGTAGGAGGGCGATATCGTGTGATGAGCATAAACATAATGGGCAAGACTAGCGAATATTCTCTGACAGCCTTGTACAAGACCTGA